In a genomic window of Cucurbita pepo subsp. pepo cultivar mu-cu-16 unplaced genomic scaffold, ASM280686v2 Cp4.1_scaffold000497, whole genome shotgun sequence:
- the LOC111785458 gene encoding uncharacterized protein LOC111785458, which produces MGVYVDDLIITRGDVEVLGRFKKEMSKNIEISDLGVLYYYLDIEVPQNSTGISICQSAYAKKLLDTTGLVDSNPTRTPMEARLQLRKANTTTTVDSTNYRSIVESSSRASPLFNCMVQIILRLPGCLMLASITVGLRSVITKHFASGIG; this is translated from the exons ATGGGAGTGTACGTCGatgacctcataatcactagAGGTGACGTGGAAGTCCTTGGAAGGTTCAAGaaggagatgtcaaagaacaTTGAGATTAGCGATCTCGGCGTGCTCTACTACTACCTCGACATCGAAGTGCCACAGAATTCTACCGGCATCTCCATCTGCCAAAGTGCATACGCGAAGAAGCTGTTGGACACAACTGGGCTTGTGGACAGTAATCCtacaaggacgccaatggaggcTCGACTCCAACTAAGGAAGGCCAACACTACGACGACAGTCGACTCCACTAATTACCGCAGCATTGTTGAGA GTTCCTCTCGTGCGAGtcctcttttcaattgtatggTCCAGATCATTCTAAGATTACCTGGCTGCTTGATGCTTGCAAGTATTACTGTGGGATTGCGGtcggtgatcaccaagcaCTTCGCCAGTGGCATTGG